In Capsicum annuum cultivar UCD-10X-F1 chromosome 7, UCD10Xv1.1, whole genome shotgun sequence, one genomic interval encodes:
- the LOC107855013 gene encoding NDR1/HIN1-like protein 6, translating into MHRPPPYGMSNNGRYPPYHYGGEYYPSERRRGGNVCVRCICCFCCFLFFIILVFAVLILYMFLYYDPKCPTYKFEYMDVKEFKYNPDSSINADVILTLRANNPNKGVGLLYEEPSFINVTYSDSLICSGKFPSFHHGHRNVTMLQIALKGKNQLRSGLNESLKDDERHDKIRLKLMAMVPFRLVFGNIKSRSLNMNANVTLIVRDLKPGKKSVTEEGKIAYRLSY; encoded by the coding sequence ATGCATCGTCCTCCACCCTATGGGATGTCGAACAATGGAAGGTATCCGCCTTATCATTATGGCGGAGAATATTACCCAAGTGAAAGGCGAAGAGGAGGTAACGTTTGTGTTAGGTGCATCTGTTGCTTCTGTTGCTTCTTGTTTTTCATCATCCTTGTCTTCGCGGTTCTAATCTTGTACATGTTCTTGTACTATGATCCAAAATGTCCAACTTACAAATTTGAATACATGGATGTTAAGGAATTCAAGTATAATCCTGATTCCAGCATCAACGCGGATGTTATCCTAACATTGAGAGCCAACAATCCCAACAAAGGCGTAGGTTTACTTTACGAGGAACCTAGCTTCATCAACGTGACATATAGTGATTCACTGATATGTTCGGGTAAATTTCCATCATTCCATCATGGTCACAGGAATGTAACTATGTTGCAAATTGCATTAAAGGGGAAAAATCAATTGAGATCAGGGCTTAATGAATCATTAAAAGATGATGAGAGACATGACAAAATTCGATTAAAGTTAATGGCTATGGTACCTTTTAGACTTGTTTTTGGAAATATAAAAAGTAGGTCATTAAATATGAATGCAAATGTCACATTGATTGTTCGTGATTTGAAGCCAGGCAAGAAATCTGTTACTGAAGAAGGCAAAATCGCGTATCGATTATCCTATTGA